In Sodalis ligni, a single genomic region encodes these proteins:
- a CDS encoding EutN/CcmL family microcompartment protein, whose product MQLAKVIGSVVSTQKSASLLGKKLMVITWVNLDGSGPAQNEKLEEIAVDSVGAGVGELVLVTRGSSARKIFPEPNQAIDLAIVGIIDTIDRF is encoded by the coding sequence ATGCAATTGGCAAAAGTAATAGGCTCGGTGGTGTCAACGCAAAAATCCGCATCACTGCTCGGCAAAAAGCTGATGGTGATTACCTGGGTGAACCTGGATGGTTCCGGACCGGCCCAGAACGAGAAACTGGAAGAGATTGCCGTGGATTCGGTAGGGGCCGGCGTGGGTGAATTAGTCCTGGTTACCCGCGGCTCCTCGGCCAGAAAAATTTTTCCGGAGCCGAACCAGGCCATCGATTTGGCGATTGTCGGCATTATCGACACCATCGACAGATTTTAG
- a CDS encoding 1-propanol dehydrogenase PduQ, which yields MSWLQTLHDKKVWIVCDGFLAGSENLKMITDNIGADNETALFTDIIPDPPIATVVAGITEMSKVQPQVVIGFGGGSALDSAKGIIFFGRKLGIAIETFIAIPTTSGTGSEVTSACVISDPLTKVKYPLFDDSIYPDIAILEPRLVMSVPPAVTANTGLDVLTHALEAYVAVGATDFTDALAEKAVQMVLLYLGKAYQNGHQQEARDKMHNASTLAGMAFSQAGLGLNHAIAHQLGGQLHIPHGLANALLLCHVIRFNSRDKTARAKYARLSKLCGLANFQSTDDYCVANLINHLRNLMLQFNIAGTLSSLNIERPRVLEVIDAMSTAALHDVTLASNPLPASVADIRGIIHGII from the coding sequence TTGTCCTGGTTGCAGACCCTCCATGATAAAAAGGTTTGGATTGTCTGCGACGGCTTTTTGGCCGGCAGTGAAAATCTGAAAATGATTACCGATAACATAGGTGCGGATAACGAAACCGCGCTGTTTACCGATATCATTCCGGATCCGCCGATCGCGACGGTGGTGGCCGGTATTACCGAGATGAGCAAAGTCCAGCCGCAGGTGGTGATCGGCTTCGGCGGCGGCTCGGCGCTGGATTCCGCCAAAGGGATCATTTTTTTCGGCCGCAAACTGGGCATAGCGATAGAAACCTTTATCGCGATTCCCACCACCAGCGGCACCGGTTCCGAAGTGACCAGCGCCTGTGTGATAAGCGATCCGCTCACCAAGGTTAAATACCCGCTGTTCGATGACAGTATCTATCCCGATATCGCCATCCTGGAACCGCGGCTGGTGATGAGCGTACCGCCGGCGGTCACGGCGAATACCGGTCTGGACGTGTTGACCCATGCGCTGGAAGCCTATGTCGCCGTCGGCGCCACCGACTTTACCGATGCCCTGGCCGAAAAAGCGGTGCAAATGGTGCTGCTTTATCTGGGAAAAGCCTATCAAAACGGCCATCAGCAGGAAGCTCGGGATAAAATGCACAATGCCTCCACCCTGGCGGGCATGGCGTTCAGCCAGGCGGGACTTGGGTTAAACCACGCCATCGCCCATCAATTGGGCGGGCAATTACATATTCCACACGGTTTGGCCAATGCCCTGCTGCTATGTCATGTGATCCGCTTCAACAGCCGGGATAAAACCGCCCGGGCCAAGTATGCCCGGTTAAGCAAGCTCTGCGGGCTGGCCAATTTCCAGTCAACGGATGATTACTGCGTGGCTAACCTTATAAACCATCTGCGCAATCTCATGCTGCAGTTCAACATCGCCGGGACCTTGAGCTCGCTGAATATCGAACGTCCCCGCGTTCTTGAGGTGATAGACGCCATGTCGACGGCGGCATTGCATGACGTGACGCTGGCAAGCAACCCGTTGCCGGCCAGTGTCGCCGATATCAGGGGGATTATTCACGGTATCATTTGA
- the pduM gene encoding microcompartment protein PduM, whose translation MLELIVARVIALLHERENKTYTANMSELSAGLTKTVYLHHAQLSLLLPDLAFIQSLAAYDSGNPAVATLLEAWAYGVRLRLMVHRQLLTALPLRELCRLPVSVVDHLEIPVHMAAGGSISYANVVLFHDCWLLIERETFITPLARDVMENQNIKLIRRE comes from the coding sequence ATGCTTGAATTGATTGTCGCCCGGGTTATCGCATTGCTGCACGAACGGGAAAATAAAACCTATACGGCAAATATGTCCGAGCTGTCCGCCGGATTAACAAAAACAGTTTATTTGCATCATGCGCAATTGTCTTTGCTATTACCGGATCTGGCCTTTATTCAAAGCCTGGCGGCATATGATTCCGGCAATCCGGCTGTGGCGACCCTTTTGGAAGCATGGGCCTATGGCGTGCGTTTACGGCTGATGGTGCACCGGCAGTTATTAACCGCTCTGCCGCTTCGGGAATTATGCCGTTTGCCGGTATCCGTGGTGGATCATCTGGAGATACCGGTGCATATGGCGGCCGGCGGCAGCATCAGTTATGCCAATGTGGTTTTATTTCATGACTGCTGGCTGTTAATAGAAAGAGAAACTTTTATAACTCCCCTGGCGCGGGATGTTATGGAAAATCAGAATATTAAACTGATACGGCGGGAATAA
- a CDS encoding aldehyde dehydrogenase family protein, producing MNSTELENMIRAILADNLNGAVGSKATPNAIFHQVEDAIIAGYGAYRQYMAEALALRTKIITALREELAPLISEMSERAADETGMGNAPDKIAKNTAALANTPGIEDLTTRALTGDGGMVLFELSPFGLIGAIAPSTNPTETIINNTISMLAAGNAVYFSPHPGAKNVSLWLIEKIEGIIYRASGIHNLVTTVANPTFDATREMMAHPRIALLAVTGGPAIVDMAMKTGKKVIGAGPGNPPVLVDETACPIKAAKDIVDGAAFDHNVLCIAEKSVIVVDSIADRLVDNMQKNGALLVSSVADVAKLRQVVITEKGEANKKLVGKSPAVILQAAGLSAPFAPRLIIVEVGKDDPLVLVEQLMPVLPIVRVKDFDEGLALALVVENDLHHTAIMHSQNVSRLNRAAKTMQTSIFVKNGPSYAGLGIGAEDSPLSPLPHPPARGQPPADFARKRRCVLTNGFSIR from the coding sequence ATGAACAGCACTGAACTGGAGAACATGATTCGCGCCATTCTCGCCGATAACCTGAATGGCGCCGTGGGATCCAAAGCCACGCCAAATGCCATATTCCACCAGGTTGAAGATGCTATCATCGCCGGTTATGGCGCCTACCGGCAATATATGGCCGAAGCCCTGGCGCTACGGACCAAAATCATTACGGCCTTGAGAGAAGAACTGGCGCCGTTGATTAGCGAAATGTCCGAACGCGCCGCCGACGAAACCGGCATGGGTAACGCACCGGATAAAATAGCCAAAAACACCGCGGCGCTGGCCAACACCCCGGGCATTGAAGATTTAACCACCCGCGCCCTCACCGGCGATGGCGGCATGGTATTGTTCGAACTGTCGCCGTTCGGCCTTATCGGCGCCATCGCCCCCAGCACCAACCCCACCGAAACCATTATCAACAACACCATCAGCATGCTGGCCGCCGGCAACGCGGTCTATTTCAGCCCCCATCCCGGCGCGAAGAATGTCTCCCTATGGCTGATAGAAAAAATTGAAGGGATTATCTACCGCGCCAGCGGTATCCACAACCTGGTGACAACGGTGGCCAATCCCACCTTTGACGCTACCCGGGAAATGATGGCGCATCCGCGCATTGCGCTGCTGGCCGTCACCGGCGGCCCGGCCATCGTGGACATGGCGATGAAAACCGGCAAAAAAGTCATCGGCGCCGGTCCCGGCAACCCGCCGGTGCTGGTGGACGAAACCGCCTGCCCGATTAAAGCGGCCAAGGATATCGTCGACGGGGCGGCCTTTGACCACAACGTACTGTGTATCGCGGAAAAAAGCGTGATAGTGGTCGACAGCATTGCCGACCGCCTGGTGGACAATATGCAAAAAAACGGTGCGTTGCTGGTGAGTTCCGTCGCCGACGTGGCCAAGTTGCGGCAGGTGGTGATAACTGAAAAAGGTGAAGCCAATAAAAAACTGGTGGGCAAAAGCCCGGCGGTGATTTTACAGGCGGCCGGACTGAGCGCGCCTTTCGCGCCGCGGCTGATTATCGTTGAAGTCGGAAAAGATGACCCGCTGGTGCTGGTGGAACAGTTGATGCCGGTATTGCCCATTGTGCGGGTCAAAGATTTCGATGAGGGTCTGGCATTGGCGCTGGTGGTGGAAAACGACCTGCATCACACCGCCATCATGCATTCGCAAAATGTCAGCCGGCTGAATCGCGCGGCAAAAACCATGCAGACGTCGATCTTCGTTAAAAACGGCCCCTCTTATGCCGGTTTGGGTATCGGCGCCGAGGATTCACCACTTTCACCATTGCCACACCCACCGGCGAGGGGACAACCTCCCGCGGACTTTGCCCGCAAACGTCGCTGTGTGCTGACCAATGGGTTTTCCATTCGTTAG
- a CDS encoding helix-turn-helix transcriptional regulator yields the protein MANLSQFYFSRLFKRMLGVGFNSYLNNKRMNEARYLLEKTEWSIDKIARNVGFCDSPYFARSFKKSFGLSPKVFRQTSAGQIMIQNSYTPSPSL from the coding sequence ATGGCCAATCTTAGCCAGTTTTATTTTTCCCGTTTGTTTAAACGTATGCTTGGCGTGGGATTCAATTCTTATTTGAATAATAAAAGGATGAATGAGGCGCGCTATTTGCTTGAAAAAACGGAGTGGAGCATCGATAAAATCGCCAGGAATGTCGGCTTTTGCGACAGTCCCTACTTTGCCCGATCCTTCAAGAAAAGCTTTGGCCTGTCGCCAAAGGTGTTCCGGCAAACCAGCGCTGGCCAGATTATGATTCAGAACAGTTACACCCCCTCGCCTTCTCTCTGA